The DNA sequence CTCCTCTCTCTGAGTAATGAAAAACCGATCATTTCCAACTATATCAATATCATTTTCCCCATTGTAGGCGATAAAATTCCCTTCGATCATGGTTATCTTTTATATTCTGCCATCTCACGCCAATTTCCTATTATTCACGATATAGATGATTTAAGTATTTTACCCATTATTGGAAAGCCCGAATTTCCCCAAAATCTTTATTTAACCCCCGAATCTCAATTATGTTTGCGTTTATCCACTGATAAAGTACCTTTGATTTATCGTTTAGCAGGAAAAACACTAAATCTCAATACCGATAAGATTCGTTTAGGCTTACCAGAATCTCACGAATTAGA is a window from the Cyanobacterium sp. Dongsha4 genome containing:
- the cas6 gene encoding type I-MYXAN CRISPR-associated protein Cas6/Cmx6, which produces MIIIEYLLSLSNEKPIISNYINIIFPIVGDKIPFDHGYLLYSAISRQFPIIHDIDDLSILPIIGKPEFPQNLYLTPESQLCLRLSTDKVPLIYRLAGKTLNLNTDKIRLGLPESHELEGCDRLYARLVIIRGFDEPNGFIKAVERQLESLNISAKVNLTTKSGKPIRRTMKIKGRTLIGFGVEISELSEDNSILLQEQGIGGKHKMGCGVFVPM